The following DNA comes from Vigna radiata var. radiata cultivar VC1973A chromosome 4, Vradiata_ver6, whole genome shotgun sequence.
ATGCATATGTCTCCTCGTAGGTGGACTTCAAGAAGCAGGCTGGTATAAAATTGTCTGGGTCTAAATTTATGTAGTGCATGGCTGCTACTGCATGGCAACATGGGATGCCACTTATCATCCACTTCCTGCAGCTACATTCATGAGTATCCAAGTCCACAACAAACTTGTTCCCAACAGCTGAAACATTTCTAACCTCAAAAATTCTTCTTGCAGACCAGCTAAAAtgtataaacataaataacaaTGTTCAAAATGTcgatataaacttaaataagaCAGAAATAGGTTATTACCTTGGAATCCAATTTCTAGATAGTTGACATTCCTTTGATAGTCTCTTCTTGATCTTTGGACAAACATTGAAATCCATACCTGCCACCTTCGTTCTGTTGGTGGCCCATCTTTTCATCAAATACAATCGGATATCTTCCAGCAATGTCACTATTGGTTTTCCTCTAGCAGGAATAAGGACACTATTGAAACCTTCACTGATGTTGTTATCTAGACTATCACAACTAGCTTGAGCTGTGAATCTAGATCTTGACCAATACCTGCACCAAAAGAAGGAATTTATTACATTGAACTATGCATCATGAACTGCAGCAGAAGAACGAATTGAATATATGTGGTATTTATCATACGTACCTTGGGGAAATAGCTATAAGGTATTTATAAGCATCCTCATTCACTGCTCTCATTTTCAGCATTTCTCTCTCCCAAGCCTGGGGGTAAGTGCTTGTTGCAGCACTCCACAtcaaattcttcaaaatttgACCACTAAATTGCTTCCTGAAGTTAGCATAAAGATGTCTGATGCAGAATCTTTGTTCTGCCTTAGGCAAAAGCTCATCAACAGCATGTACCAACCCCTGACAACACCAATATTTAATACCAAAATACATAAAGcataaagtaaagaaaaaaaaacagaaatagtAAGTAGTGCATGTACCTTTTGTTGGTCAGACATCCACGTGCATGCTCGGCATATGTCATACCCACCAAGGTCTTcaatcaataatttcaaaaaccaactccaactatctttattttcaacttcaacTACTGCATATGCTATTGGAAGCATTTGGTCATTTGGGTCCCTACCCACTGCTGTAAGCAACTCTCCCTTATATAGACCTTTTCAAGAAACATTCATCCAAAAAGGTGATTGGCCTACAACTTACAAAACTTTTCTTACATGCGTTCAGACACACGTAAATTCTTTCAAAGATGGCCTCACCATTATCACTGTTGACCTTAATCTTAACAGTTGACCCTGGGTTACTCCTCAACAACTCATGCCCGTAGTCGTGAAGCCTTCTAAATTGCTCTTTAAAATCTCCTTCACGTTCATTTGTAGCCATTAACTTGGCCCTTCTTGCTTTTGAAATTGATACCTTGGTGTTCCATTTTCTTAGTGCTTTATTACGTATATCTTGTACCTTAATAGTAGGATTATCATGCAACACCTTATCTACTTCATTACTCAACCACTTactattcatcattttaatgtttaGTTGTCTGCTGCAACAATGGGTATCAAGAACCTTCCTTAACTGCCAAACCTTTTTTGATGGCAAATATCCTAAGTAAGCAACCCATTGGCACTTTTTTTGAGCACCCATGCATCTCACCCGAACCCTACGCTTATCATTCTTTACAAACTTAAGATCCCTCCCAGCATGAATAGCATAGTTTCTTATAGCTTCCTTAAAATCCTCCTTATCATTAAAAATGGTACCCACTTCCCATTTGTAATCTAACATGgactttttctttccaaatgtAGGAAAAGGACATCTACTTGGTTTGTCTTGAATCTCATCCTCCTCACTATCACTATTTCCTGGAGTTAACAACTCTTCTGCCTCAGAATCATCATCAGACAACCCCCTTCCAACCATGTAATCTTCAGCATCCTCCTCACTATTGTTTTCCAATTGAACTTCATCCACTTCCACTTCATCCACTTCCACTTCATCCACTTCCACTTCTTCCTCACTGctgttttcttcttcctccacttCCTCACCTGCATCCACCTCCACTTCTTCCTCAACTGCCTCCACCTCCACTTCCTCAACTGCCACTTCCTCAACTGCCTCCACCTCCACTTCCTCAACTGTCTCTTCCTCCACCTGCacttcctccacctccacttCAGCATGTGTGTCCAACTTATCACCAACTTCCTCCACCACGCACTGGTTCTCAACCTCCTCATTTTCCTCTGCATCAGCCTCAAACCCAATACCATCACCACTCTCTGCACGCCCTTGGCAGAGGTAAAGAATTTCATTCTCAGTTTCCACAAAGTCTGGTTCGCTAACTTTATGCACAATATATAAATCCACTTTCCCCAAAGATTTAGCTATTTCCATCATATTCATAGCTCCCCTATCGTCATAAAGGCCATGTAAAATATTGTCAATGCTATAAACTAACTCCTGTACTTCCATATAACCCATTTCTTTAATGGTAGCAACCACTCCAAAATAACTCCATGTGTCAGGGTCAATGTCCCAAGAAGATATCTGTCCACCTAAATACTTAAAGGGAAACACATCCTTTATCAGGGTCCCACCGTAGTGGACCACTACCTTAAACCTATCCTCACTCATCCCAAACCCTGCACATGGAAAACGGGGACCACTTTCAAAAATGGACAGCAATGGGACCAATTTAACACCAAAAGGGGGACCAATTTAAACACACACAGTAGACCAACTTCAACAACCAACACGACATCAATACCAACAAAGAAAACGACAACGAAACTGACAAATAAACACACACTTCGACTCATTACAAAACAAATGAACCAAGTAAGAAGACTAACCTCACGACGAACCTCCCTTCACGAACCTCCCTTCACGAACCACAAACTTTCACCAACAACGAACCCAAATTCGATCTTCTGCACTTCGCATTCAATCGCGCTCACGAACCATGAACGCTAACCTCACCTCAGTTTCAATCACGAACCTCCCAATCCCAATCCAATTCGAATTACCCCAATTCGAATTACCCTAACCTAATTACCCCAAACACTTCTGACCCTAATGCTATATTATTTTactctaattattttaatttccacCTCagcattaaatatatattttaaaacaattaacaatgccaaATCAGCAGATGTTAGACACCTGGCATGTCTGCCGTTaatgaacttaacgccgttagcgaaaaggaccattttgaacattttttacaaaacgtaggacttaagtgaacttttttaaaaaagagggaccactttgaacaaaccctcccaaaggagggaccaaaataggtattaaaccataaTAACAGTatcaaaacagaaataaaaccTACTTACTATAACTTCCTACAACTGAAACATAACAGATATGATACACTCTAAGAGaact
Coding sequences within:
- the LOC111241469 gene encoding uncharacterized protein LOC111241469, with translation MSDQQKGLVHAVDELLPKAEQRFCIRHLYANFRKQFSGQILKNLMWSAATSTYPQAWEREMLKMRAVNEDAYKYLIAISPRYWSRSRFTAQASCDSLDNNISEGFNSVLIPARGKPIVTLLEDIRLYLMKRWATNRTKVAGMDFNVCPKIKKRLSKECQLSRNWIPSWSARRIFEVRNVSAVGNKFVVDLDTHECSCRKWMISGIPCCHAVAAMHYINLDPDNFIPACFLKSTYEETYAFIIYPVNGHLIWEKTSFPDIMPPVKRKMPGRPKKKRRLDPWELTKDGTQMTVGGHRKKCSICRQVGHNKKICPLRPPIIEPTEPTTEQPTQPQEPPTEQPTQPQEPPSDQPTQPQEPPSDQPTQPPVPTQDSMTEPTPPVPRNKLTIRRKVA
- the LOC111241449 gene encoding uncharacterized protein LOC111241449; this translates as MSEDRFKVVVHYGGTLIKDVFPFKYLGGQISSWDIDPDTWSYFGVVATIKEMGYMEVQELVYSIDNILHGLYDDRGAMNMMEIAKSLGKVDLYIVHKVSEPDFVETENEILYLCQGRAESGDGIGFEADAEENEEVENQCVVEEVGDKLDTHAEVEVEEVQVEEETVEEVEVEAVEEVAVEEVEVEAVEEEVEVDAGEEVEEEENSSEEEVEVDEVEVDEVEVDEVQLENNSEEDAEDYMVGRGLSDDDSEAEELLTPGNSDSEEDEIQDKPSRCPFPTFGKKKSMLDYKWEVGTIFNDKEDFKEAIRNYAIHAGRDLKFVKNDKRRVRVRCMGAQKKCQWVAYLGYLPSKKVWQLRKVLDTHCCSRQLNIKMMNSKWLSNEVDKVLHDNPTIKVQDIRNKALRKWNTKVSISKARRAKLMATNEREGDFKEQFRRLHDYGHELLRSNPGSTVKIKVNSDNGEAIFERIYVCLNACKKSFVSCRPITFLDECFLKRSI